The Deferribacterota bacterium nucleotide sequence TATCTGAAATTGTAGAAAAAAATTGTGATATCAATTTTATTAAATCATTTATTAAATAATTTATATATATTATTAATTGCAATTGTTCTTGATTTAATAATAGGGGAGCCACCATCAAAGATTCATCCAGTTGTTATAATTGGCAAAATTATAAAATACTATGAAAATAGGTTTTACAAACTAAATAATAAGAAAATAGGGGGCCTCTTATTATCTATTAGTACAATTTTTACAGTTATTATATTGCTACTTATAATTTTAAATATTTTAAAGCTTATACATGTATATCTAAATAACCTTTTTTGTGTTTACATTGTATTTAGTTCCATAAGTATAAAATCTCTTTCATTACATGCTATGAAAATATATAACTCATTAAAAATAAATGATATTAAACAGGGAAAGAAAAATTTATCTCATATAGTTAGCCGTGATGTAGATATGATGGATAGGGATAAGATTATAACCTCTACAGTTGAGTCAGTTTCAGAAAATTTTGTAGATGCAGTATTATCACCTATAATATATGGGGTGTTTTTTGGTGTATTTGGAGCTAT carries:
- a CDS encoding cobalamin biosynthesis protein, producing MISILLNHLLNNLYILLIAIVLDLIIGEPPSKIHPVVIIGKIIKYYENRFYKLNNKKIGGLLLSISTIFTVIILLLIILNILKLIHVYLNNLFCVYIVFSSISIKSLSLHAMKIYNSLKINDIKQGKKNLSHIVSRDVDMMDRDKIITSTVESVSENFVDAVLSPIIYGVFFGVFGAILYKTINTMDSMVGYKNERYKDFGFFAAKIDDYINYIPARISIIFILLGSMVVNKRQFEIIKSFYIFRKNHESLNAAHPMSAFAGALDIKLGGSTYYFGNIKYKPYIGSGKDNNLNESLILDAIKLLRYSSYSLIFILLICFLYLGLFYG